Proteins encoded in a region of the Anopheles ziemanni chromosome 2, idAnoZiCoDA_A2_x.2, whole genome shotgun sequence genome:
- the LOC131286389 gene encoding 1-acyl-sn-glycerol-3-phosphate acyltransferase alpha-like produces MATLVDGIIISLMNVFLNSITLQVAVALVVGSLLSSRFKYHAKMFVIVLMSFLVLVVPIPLFLFKPRWPLNALVPGIVACTIIKLFGVEYEIRGQEHINVRNGGVVLLNHQSAIDIVMLSRLLREFRNIVPVVKKELFYVLPFGIASYLVGVVFIDRKNTASAKDVMKREAVAITKDHLKLAIFPEGTRHDNDTLLPFKKGSFHVAVDSQSIIQPVVVSKYHFLDHKRKRFGRGRVIINILPEIPTKGMTKADVNELTDRCQKLMQAEFDKLSAEAKQYCHN; encoded by the exons ATGGCGACGCTTGTGGACGGAATAATTATATCATTGATG AATGTCTTCCTCAACAGCATCACACTGCAGGTGGCGGTGGCCCTCGTCGTCGGGAGTCTACTGTCCAGCAGATTCAAGTACCACGCCAAAATGTTTGTCATCGTCCTGATGTCGTTTTTAGTGCTGGTCGTCCCAATCCCGCTGTTCCTCTTCAAACCGCGCTGGCCTTTAAACGCACT CGTTCCGGGGATTGTCGCGTGTACGATTATCAAACTGTTCGGCGTCGAGTATGAGATTCGCGGGCAGGAGCACATAAACGTACGAAACGGCGGCGTGGTGCTGCTCAATCACCAAAGTGCAATCGATATAGTGA TGCTGTCACGGTTGCTGCGAGAGTTCCGTAACATAGTGCCCGTGGTGAAGAAGGAACTGTTCTACGTGCTCCCGTTCGGAATTGCCTCCTATCTCGTGGGGGTTGTCTTTATCGATCGGAAAAACACCGCCTCGGCGAAGGATGTGATGAAGCGGGAAGCGGTGGCGATTACGAAAGACCac CTGAAACTGGCCATTTTCCCGGAGGGCACGCGGCACGACAACGACACGCTGCTCCCGTTCAAGAAGGGCTCCTTCCACGTGGCCGTCGACTCGCAGTCCATCATTCAGCCGGTGGTGGTATCGAAGTACCACTTTTTGGACCACAAACGGAAACGGTTCGGCCGGGGTCGGGTCATAATCAACATCCTACCGGAGATCCCGACCAAGGGCATGACGAAGGCGGACGTGAACGAGCTGACCGACCGGTGCCAGAAGCTGATGCAGGCGGAATTCGATAAGCTCAGTGCGGAAGCGAAACAGTACTGCCATAATTGA
- the LOC131282016 gene encoding 1-acyl-sn-glycerol-3-phosphate acyltransferase alpha-like translates to MVECFMCSVAWVIKWYLYACAACFGIFVLLTIFSKLGQRGNKFKYYSKYGMIYFATQSFTTLFAPFSLLRPRNIDNSRIITMVIARCSKILGITWELRNAQVLRQAKGAIVLANHQSSMDILGMMILWDLLRNVVPIAKLELLFLFPFGPSAWLAGVQFINRKNRPSAMKTFDRCKRMMTEDGAKMYIYPEGTRYPERGMLPFKKGAFHTAIEAQVPIIPVVFTHMYFIQSKKHIFDDGHVIVDALEPIPTKGLTKNDLDQLIERTRNAMLARYEELNREVDAGLKDPRWVAVDRPRVKVYEGKKTN, encoded by the exons ATGGTCGAGTGTTTCATGTGCAGCGTAG CATGGGTCATTAAATGGTACCTCTACGCGTGTGCGGCCTGTTTCGGTATCTTCGTGTTGCTGACCATCTTCTCCAAGCTTGGCCAGCGGGGAAACAAATTCAAGTACTACAGCAAGTATGGCATGATCTACTTTGCCACCCAATCCTTCACGACACTCTTCGCGCCGTTTTCCCTACTGCGGCCACGTAACATCGACAATAGCCG AATCATCACCATGGTGATTGCACGCTGTTCGAAGATTCTCGGCATCACGTGGGAGCTGCGCAATGCACAGGTTCTTCGCCAGGCGAAAGGCGCCATCGTTCTCGCGAACCATCAATCGTCGATGGATATATTAG GTATGATGATCCTCTGGGACCTTCTCCGAAATGTGGTACCCATTGCCAAGCTGGAGCTGCTCTTCCTCTTCCCCTTCGGACCATCCGCTTGGCTTGCCGGCGTTCAGTTCATCAATCGCAAGAACCGTCCCTCAGCCATGAAGACGTTTGATCGCTGCAAGCGTATGATGACGGAGGATGGAGCCAAGATGTACATCTACCCCGAGGGCACCCGGTATCCCGAGCGGGGCATGCTCCCATTCAAGAAGGGTGCCTTCCATACGGCCATCGAGGCGCAGGTACCGATCATCCCGGTCGTTTTCACGCACATGTACTTTATCCAGTCGAAGAAGCACATCTTCGACGACGGGCACGTGATTGTCGATGCGCTCGAGCCGATACCGACCAAGGGGCTGACGAAGAACGACCTGGACCAGTTGATCGAACGGACAAGGAATGCTATGCTGGCGCGCTACGAAGAGCTCAACCGGGAGGTCGACGCAGGGCTGAAGGATCCCCGGTGGGTTGCGGTCGATCGACCGAGGGTTAAGGTGTACGAAGGTAAGAAGACGAACTGA
- the LOC131282950 gene encoding 1-acyl-sn-glycerol-3-phosphate acyltransferase alpha-like — MTTSNGELLGLAFMAFFIITLSSTARYYFKFFCFVAFSVVCAVGPVPLMLLRPRDYRNALIPAYLCVRFGKMLGASFSVRGKENINRNHGGIVMMNHQSALDLIVLAELWPIMGRSTVVAKKEVLYMFPFGTACWLWGTLFIDRQNRDSAKTVINKEAKAINEKQAKLLFFPEGTRGNGDKLLPFKKGSFHVAVESQAFIQPVVISKYHFLKSNAKIFNRGQNIIKILPEISCAGLTKDDIPALTERVQKMMQREYELLSEESLAINNISEVH, encoded by the exons ATGACCACATCCAATGGTGAGCTGCTCGGTTTGGCCTTCATGGCGTTCTTCATTATCACGCTGTCGTCAACGGCGCGCTATTACTTCAAATTCTTCTGCTTCGTCGCCTTTTCGGTAGTATGCGCCGTCGGTCCAGTGCCGCTAATGCTTCTCCGGCCCCGGGACTACCGGAACGCGCT AATTCCAGCGTACTTGTGCGTCCGGTTCGGGAAGATGCTCGGTGCGTCATTTTCGGTCCGTGGCAAGGAAAACATCAATCGCAACCACGGAGGAATCGTGATGATGAATCACCAGAGCGCACTGGACTTAATTG TTCTGGCGGAACTTTGGCCTATCATGGGACGGTCGACTGTGGTTGCGAAAAAGGAGGTCCTGTATATGTTCCCGTTCGGAACCGCCTGTTGGCTTTGGGGCACGCTGTTTATCGATCGACAGAATCGTGATTCAGCAAAGACCGTCATCAACAAGGAGGCGAAGGCCATCAACGAGAAGCAG gCGAAACTACTTTTCTTCCCGGAAGGAACACGGGGCAACGGGGACAAACTACTGCCATTTAAGAAGGGTTCGTTCCACGTGGCCGTCGAATCGCAGGCCTTCATTCAACCGGTGGTCATTTCGAAGTACCACTTTCTCAAGTCTAACGCAAAGATTTTTAACCGAG GACAAAATATTATCAAGATTCTTCCGGAAATTTCCTGTGCCGGGCTGACGAAGGACGACATTCCAGCGCTGACGGAGCGCGTACAGAAGATGATGCAGCGGGAATACGAGCTCCTCTCGGAGGAATCGCTGGCGATCAACAATATAAGCGAAGTGCATTAG